From one Lycium barbarum isolate Lr01 chromosome 6, ASM1917538v2, whole genome shotgun sequence genomic stretch:
- the LOC132598840 gene encoding (R)-linalool synthase TPS5, chloroplastic-like isoform X2, whose product MKRFTELKAEIKKNLMMMMVEGSSDELEKLELIDNLQRLGVSYHFKYEIMQILRTIHQSSAATGDSLHSTALKFRLLREHGFDISQDILNDFGDENGNLKQSICNDTKGLLELYEASFLSTETEFTLKNATTFTVAHLKNYVDNHPGDQDNIMVALVLHALELPKHWTMTRLETEWYISIYERMSNANPLLLELSKLDFNIVQTAYQEDLRTLSKWWKSTSLAEKLSFSRDRLVEDFLWSVGLAFEPQHNYCRRMLTKVVALIVVIDDIYDVYGTLNELEIFTDAVERWDIKAMERLPDYMKLCYLALFNSTNEMAYDILKEQGINVLPYLTKQWADLCKAYLREARWYYNEHMPTLQEYMDNAWISIATPLVLVHAFIFATSSITKEALESLNNYPDIIRRCATINRYVDDLGTSSEELKRGDVSKSIQCYMKEKGASEEEARKHIKFLINETWELMNKDLREELLFSEEFIGIVLNFLRASHCIYQHGDGHGIQNSHITNRISKLLFEPITI is encoded by the exons ATGAAGCGATTTACCGAACTGAAGGCAGAAATTAAGAAGaatttgatgatgatgatggttgaGGGATCATCAGATGAATTGGAAAAGTTGGAGCTGATTGATAATTTACAGAGGCTTGGAGTGAGTTACCACTTCAAATATGAAATTATGCAAATTTTGAGGACCATACACCAGAGTAGTGCAGCCACAGGAGATTCATTACACTCCACAGCTTTGAAATTTAGACTCTTGAGAGAACATGGTTTTGATATCTCCCAAG ATATATTGAACGATTTCGGGGATGAGAATGGCAATCTGAAGCAGAGTATTTGTAACGACACAAAAGGTTTATTAGAACTGTATGAAGCTTCGTTTCTCTCTACAGAAACTGAATTCACTTTGAAAAATGCCACAACATTCACCGTGGCACATCTTAAGAATTATGTTGATAATCATCCTGGTGATCAAGACAACATAATGGTGGCATTAGTCCTCCATGccttggaacttccaaaacattggaCAATGACAAGATTAGAGACAGAGTGGTATATTAGCATTTACGAGAGAATGTCAAATGCTAATCCCCTCTTGCTCGAGCTTTCTAAGTTGGACTTCAACATTGTTCAAACAGCATACCAAGAAGATTTGAGAACACTGTCTAAG TGGTGGAAGAGCACAAGTCTGGCAGAAAAGTTGTCATTTTCAAGAGATAGACTGGTGGAAGACTTTTTGTGGTCAGTTGGGTTAGCATTTGAGCCTCAACACAACTACTGCCGAAGAATGTTGACAAAGGTCGTTGCATTGATTGTAGTAATAGATGATATTTATGATGTCTATGGCACTCTTAATGAGTTGGAAATCTTCACTGATGCCGTTGAAAG ATGGGATATAAAAGCAATGGAGCGGCTTCCAGACTATATGAAATTATGCTACCTTGCACTCTTCAACTCTACCAATGAAATGGCGTATGATATTCTCAAAGAGCAAGGGATCAATGTCCTACCTTACCTCACAAAACAA TGGGCAGATTTGTGCAAAGCTTACTTACGAGAAGCGAGGTGGTACTACAATGAGCATATGCCAACACTGCAAGAGTACATGGATAATGCATGGATCTCAATTGCAACTCCTTTGGTATTGGTCCATGCATTCATCTTTGCCACAAGTTCAATTACCAAAGAGGCATTGGAATCCTTAAACAATTATCCTGACATAATTCGTCGGTGTGCTACAATTAATCGTTACGTCGATGATTTGGGGACATCGTCG GAAGAACTGAAAAGGGGTGATGTTTCCAAGTCGATTCAATGTTACATGAAGGAGAAGGGTGCTTCGGAAGAAGAGGCACGAAAACACATCAAGTTTTTGATAAATGAGACGTGGGAACTGATGAACAAAGACCTAAGGGAAGAACTGCTATTTTCTGAAGAATTCATTGGGATTGTGTTAAATTTTTTAAGAGCATCACATTGCATATACCAGCATGGAGATGGACATGGAATTCAAAATTCCCACATTACAAATCGGATTTCCAAACTACTCTTTGAGCCTATCACCATATAA
- the LOC132598840 gene encoding (R)-linalool synthase TPS5, chloroplastic-like isoform X1 has translation MVAIFTNVGIMIPNITTFTRPTSYCTCFSSITSLCLSTPASRMKITKPSLNHKSANISANFSSSNENPIRRSGNYEPTMWDFQFIQSIGNDYVGEKYMKRFTELKAEIKKNLMMMMVEGSSDELEKLELIDNLQRLGVSYHFKYEIMQILRTIHQSSAATGDSLHSTALKFRLLREHGFDISQDILNDFGDENGNLKQSICNDTKGLLELYEASFLSTETEFTLKNATTFTVAHLKNYVDNHPGDQDNIMVALVLHALELPKHWTMTRLETEWYISIYERMSNANPLLLELSKLDFNIVQTAYQEDLRTLSKWWKSTSLAEKLSFSRDRLVEDFLWSVGLAFEPQHNYCRRMLTKVVALIVVIDDIYDVYGTLNELEIFTDAVERWDIKAMERLPDYMKLCYLALFNSTNEMAYDILKEQGINVLPYLTKQWADLCKAYLREARWYYNEHMPTLQEYMDNAWISIATPLVLVHAFIFATSSITKEALESLNNYPDIIRRCATINRYVDDLGTSSEELKRGDVSKSIQCYMKEKGASEEEARKHIKFLINETWELMNKDLREELLFSEEFIGIVLNFLRASHCIYQHGDGHGIQNSHITNRISKLLFEPITI, from the exons ATGGTTGCAATATTCACTAATGTAGGGATTATGATACCCAATATTACCACCTTCACAAGACCAACATCATATTGTACTTGTTTTTCCTCTATCACCTCACTCTGTCTCTCTACACCTGCTAGCCGCATGAAGATTACTAAACCATCACTTAATCACAAGTCTGCTAATATTTCCGCTAATTTTTCATCTTCAAATGAAAACCCAATTAGGCGTTCAGGGAATTACGAGCCTACCATGTGGGATTTTCAATTTATTCAGTCCATAGGCAATGATTATGtg GGAGAGAAGTATATGAAGCGATTTACCGAACTGAAGGCAGAAATTAAGAAGaatttgatgatgatgatggttgaGGGATCATCAGATGAATTGGAAAAGTTGGAGCTGATTGATAATTTACAGAGGCTTGGAGTGAGTTACCACTTCAAATATGAAATTATGCAAATTTTGAGGACCATACACCAGAGTAGTGCAGCCACAGGAGATTCATTACACTCCACAGCTTTGAAATTTAGACTCTTGAGAGAACATGGTTTTGATATCTCCCAAG ATATATTGAACGATTTCGGGGATGAGAATGGCAATCTGAAGCAGAGTATTTGTAACGACACAAAAGGTTTATTAGAACTGTATGAAGCTTCGTTTCTCTCTACAGAAACTGAATTCACTTTGAAAAATGCCACAACATTCACCGTGGCACATCTTAAGAATTATGTTGATAATCATCCTGGTGATCAAGACAACATAATGGTGGCATTAGTCCTCCATGccttggaacttccaaaacattggaCAATGACAAGATTAGAGACAGAGTGGTATATTAGCATTTACGAGAGAATGTCAAATGCTAATCCCCTCTTGCTCGAGCTTTCTAAGTTGGACTTCAACATTGTTCAAACAGCATACCAAGAAGATTTGAGAACACTGTCTAAG TGGTGGAAGAGCACAAGTCTGGCAGAAAAGTTGTCATTTTCAAGAGATAGACTGGTGGAAGACTTTTTGTGGTCAGTTGGGTTAGCATTTGAGCCTCAACACAACTACTGCCGAAGAATGTTGACAAAGGTCGTTGCATTGATTGTAGTAATAGATGATATTTATGATGTCTATGGCACTCTTAATGAGTTGGAAATCTTCACTGATGCCGTTGAAAG ATGGGATATAAAAGCAATGGAGCGGCTTCCAGACTATATGAAATTATGCTACCTTGCACTCTTCAACTCTACCAATGAAATGGCGTATGATATTCTCAAAGAGCAAGGGATCAATGTCCTACCTTACCTCACAAAACAA TGGGCAGATTTGTGCAAAGCTTACTTACGAGAAGCGAGGTGGTACTACAATGAGCATATGCCAACACTGCAAGAGTACATGGATAATGCATGGATCTCAATTGCAACTCCTTTGGTATTGGTCCATGCATTCATCTTTGCCACAAGTTCAATTACCAAAGAGGCATTGGAATCCTTAAACAATTATCCTGACATAATTCGTCGGTGTGCTACAATTAATCGTTACGTCGATGATTTGGGGACATCGTCG GAAGAACTGAAAAGGGGTGATGTTTCCAAGTCGATTCAATGTTACATGAAGGAGAAGGGTGCTTCGGAAGAAGAGGCACGAAAACACATCAAGTTTTTGATAAATGAGACGTGGGAACTGATGAACAAAGACCTAAGGGAAGAACTGCTATTTTCTGAAGAATTCATTGGGATTGTGTTAAATTTTTTAAGAGCATCACATTGCATATACCAGCATGGAGATGGACATGGAATTCAAAATTCCCACATTACAAATCGGATTTCCAAACTACTCTTTGAGCCTATCACCATATAA